One Bemisia tabaci chromosome 7, PGI_BMITA_v3 DNA window includes the following coding sequences:
- the cer gene encoding cathepsin W isoform X2, whose protein sequence is MKDPVEDLDLRSEAVLKEKWDEYKSAFKKNYKTPEEDEYRFHVFSDNINQIQIWNDQAMERNKYGITKYADLTKEEMYRHTGFVPDEYAL, encoded by the exons ATGAAAGATCCTGTGGAGGATTTGGATCTCAGAAGCGAGGCAGTGCTCAAAGAGAAGTGGGATGAGTACAAATCAGCATTCAAGAAGAATTACAAAACTCCTGAAGAGGATGAGTACAGGTTTCATGTTTTCAGCGATAATATAAATCAAATTCAAATATGGAACGATCAGGCGATGGAAAGGAACAAATACGGAATCACAAAATACGCCGACCTCACTA agGAGGAAATGTATCGCCATACAGGATTTGTTCCTGACGAATATGCGCTTTAA
- the cer gene encoding cathepsin W isoform X1 produces the protein MAYTTYIAIISTLTITMIVADMKDPVEDLDLRSEAVLKEKWDEYKSAFKKNYKTPEEDEYRFHVFSDNINQIQIWNDQAMERNKYGITKYADLTKEEMYRHTGFVPDEYAL, from the exons ATGGCCTATACAACCTACATAGCGATAATTTCAACTCTCACGATTACAATG ATCGTCGCCGATATGAAAGATCCTGTGGAGGATTTGGATCTCAGAAGCGAGGCAGTGCTCAAAGAGAAGTGGGATGAGTACAAATCAGCATTCAAGAAGAATTACAAAACTCCTGAAGAGGATGAGTACAGGTTTCATGTTTTCAGCGATAATATAAATCAAATTCAAATATGGAACGATCAGGCGATGGAAAGGAACAAATACGGAATCACAAAATACGCCGACCTCACTA agGAGGAAATGTATCGCCATACAGGATTTGTTCCTGACGAATATGCGCTTTAA